A stretch of Brassica napus cultivar Da-Ae chromosome C6, Da-Ae, whole genome shotgun sequence DNA encodes these proteins:
- the LOC125588568 gene encoding probable protein phosphatase 2C 17, with protein sequence MTDEKIVLGQKSRSSKGKPDGEIKFGYSLMKGKAKHPLEDYHVAKLINVEGNELGLFAIFDGHKGDQVAAYLQKHLFSNILKDGEFLVDPRRTIVKAYENTDKAILSDTSSDLWSGGSTAVTAILINGKVMWIANVGDSRAIVSRRGKATQISVDHDPNTDAERSMIESKGGFVTNRPGDVARVNGILAVSRTFGDKDLKAFMNREPDIKDVKIDSHTEILILASDGISKVMANQEAVDIALKFKDPKKAAKQLVVGALKRNSKDDISCIVVRFK encoded by the exons ATTGTACTAGGACAAAAATCTCGTTCTAGTAAAGGAAAACCCGATGGAGAAATCAAGTTTGGATATAGTTTAATGAAGGGGAAGGCTAAGCATCCATTGGAGGATTATCATGTTGCTAAGCTCATCAACGTCGAAGGCAATGAACTTGGTTTATTTGCAATCTTTGATGGTCATAAAGGTGATCAAGTAGCTGCTTATTTGCAGAAACATCTCTTCTCCAACATCCTTAAAGAT GGAGAGTTCTTGGTTGATCCTCGAAGAACGATAGTAAAAGCTTATGAGAATACAGACAAAGCGATTTTGTCGGATACTAGTTCGGATTTATGGAGTGGTGGTTCAACCGCAGTGACTGCTATTTTGATAAATGGGAAGGTTATGTGGATAGCTAATGTGGGTGATTCAAGAGCCATTGTGTCTCGTAGAGGTAAAGCAACGCAGATAAGTGTTGATCATGATCCTAATACTGATGCTGAAAGGAGTATGATCGAGAGTAAAGGTGGATTTGTAACCAACAGGCCag GTGATGTTGCTCGAGTGAATGGTATATTAGCTGTGTCTCGTACCTTTGGTGATAAGGACCTCAAAGCGTTTATGAATAGAGAGCCTGACATTAAGGATGTCAAAATTGATAGCCACACAGAGATTCTTATTTTGGCTagtgacggtatttcaaaggTGATGGCAAACCAAGAAGCAGTTGACATAGCTTTGAAGTTTAAAGATCCAAAGAAAGCGGCTAAACAACTAGTTGTTGGAGCATTGAAAAGAAACAGTAAAGATGACATATCTTGCATTGTTGTCCGGTTTAAATAG
- the LOC125589176 gene encoding uncharacterized hydrolase YugF-like, with translation MTGCFSFSEVIEGAYRYGFKRSGIRPVTIDLKDGTVVHFWVSKTRDESKPNLLLIHGLGASAIWQWYDVARRLSPHFNLFIPDLVFFGGSSTTRPERSDVFQAQTLMRALEAQSVKRFSLVGLSYGGFVGYRMASMYGDAVEKVVICCAAVCVEENDMRDGVFAVSDLDEASKILVPESVKKLRELIGYIFYKPALARLVPPCLLHDFIEHALTRENVKEKRELIKDIPKDRIVSEIPKLTQPTLIIWGEHDRVFPLVMGKRLKQHLGDNGKLVVIERTGHIFNFEKPKTYVKHLKSFLMQTKQQVPVSNGSVKS, from the exons ATGACAGGTTGCTTCAGCTTCTCTGAAGTAATAGAAGGGGCTTACAGATACGGGTTCAAAAGATCCGGTATACGACCCGTAACCATCGACTTGAAAGACGGAACCGTGGTCCATTTCTGGGTATCCAAGACCCGAGACGAGTCCAAACCCAACCTCCTCCTCATCCACGGACTCGGAGCTTCTGCCATCTGGCAATGGTACGACGTCGCACGACGCCTCTCTCCTCATTTCAACCTCTTCATCCCCGACCTCGTTTTCTTCGGCGGATCCTCCACGACCCGACCCGAAAGATCCGACGTTTTCCAGGCCCAGACGCTTATGCGGGCCTTAGAGGCCCAGTCCGTGAAACGTTTCAGCCTCGTCGGTCTTAGCTACGGCGGGTTCGTCGGTTACCGAATGGCGTCGATGTACGGAGACGCCGTTGAGAAGGTGGTGATATGCTGCGCCGCCGTGTGCGTGGAGGAGAATGACATGAGGGACGGCGTTTTCGCCGTCTCGGATCTTGATGAAGCTTCCAAGATTCTCGTGCCGGAGTCTGTGAAGAAGCTACGGGAACTTATCGGTTACATCTTCTACAAGCCGGCGTTGGCGAGACTGGTTCCTCCTTGTCTGCTCCATGATTTCATCGAACAT GCATTGACCAGAGAAAATGTTAAAGAAAAGAGGGAGTTGATCAAAGACATACCAAAAGATAGAATAGTCTCCGAAATTCCAAAGCTCACACAG CCAACTTTGATTATATGGGGAGAGCATGATCGAGTGTTTCCATTGGTGATGGGTAAGAGACTTAAACAGCACTTAGGAGATAATGGGAAGCTTGTTGTCATCGAAAGAACTGGTCATatctttaattttgaaaaacctAAAACTTATGTTAAACATCTGAAGTCTTTTCTTATGCAGACTAAACAACAGGTTCCTGTCTCTAACGGATCTGTTAAGTCTTAA
- the LOC125588570 gene encoding 14-3-3-like protein GF14 epsilon: MFTNHMITNLCYVADMTKSMRKVCEYEIELTDVERELLAIGYKNVMTTKRASLRALSSIEEKEDSKGNKQNVKLINKKLEIVKHEFFSVCNDILSLIDSHLIPSTTNVESTVYYYAMKANYFRYMAEFGSDAEREGAADNSLEAYKIAMETAEGGLSPTNMVRLGLALNFSIFNYGILKSTESACKLAKKAYDEAISELDGADKQSYEDTMFIVEILRDNISVWTDGSNIHKR, encoded by the exons ATGTTTACAAATCACATGATTACAAACTTATGTTACGTGGCAGATATGACGAAATCGATGAGAAAAGTATGTGAGTATGAAATAGAGCTAACTGACGTAGAGAGAGAACTACTAGCAATTGGCTACAAAAATGTGATGACGACTAAGAGAGCATCATTGAGAGCATTATCTTCCATTGAAGAAAAGGAAGACTCCAAAGGAAACAAGCAAAACGTGAAATTGATTAATAAAAAGCTAGAGATAGTTAAACATGAGTTTTTCAGTGTTTGTAATGACATTTTGTCTCTCATTGATTCTCATCTCATTCCATCAACTACCAATGTCGAGTCAACCGTTTATTACTACGCAAT GAAAGCAAATTATTTTCGATATATGGCAGAGTTTGGTTCTGATGCTGAACGTGAAGGAGCTGCAGATAATTCTCTCGAGGCATATAAG ATTGCAATGGAAACGGCAGAGGGTGGTTTATCGCCAACGAATATGGTTAGACTTGGCTTGGCTTTGAACTTCTCGATTTTCAACTATGGGATCCTTAAATCTACTGAAAG tGCGTGTAAATTGGCTAAAAAGGCTTACGACGAAGCAATCTCTGAACTTGACGGTGCTGACAAGCAGTCGTACGAAGATACCATGTTTATCGTAGAGATACTTCGAGACAATATTTCCGTGTGGACAGACGGTAGTAATATACATAAGAGATAA